Within Candidatus Thorarchaeota archaeon, the genomic segment TGCAGTCATGAGGGCCACAAGGCGTATTGACAGGGCAATGGAGTACGAGATGGGGTGAGCCACTGGAGAGAAGAGCGAGTTGAACACGAGAATGAACACTAGTAGTACTGAGAGGCCCCTCATACTCCGCACCCATCTCTTCAACGACTTTGCTGCAGCAATCAGTGGGACTAGGAATGCCAGCAGGAGAAGAAGCGGGAGTATGTTGAGAAACATGAGAGAACATACTGCCAGAGAGATGGAGAGAAGAAGCTTGGACCTCGGGTCGAGTCGATGAACGAATGTGTCCTGCCGGGTATACTGGAAGACTTCGAGAAAGGACATTCAGACAGCCCCCAAGACCCTGAGAATGGACGCTTCCAGCTCATCGAGAGAGGTGATCCGTGGCGAGACCTCAGAGAACACGCGACTGAGAGAACGCGCCGCTATTGTCATCTGAGGCGGTGAGAGAGAGCACATCTCCAAGACTGCCTCATTGCTCAGAACGGAGGAAGTCCGACCGTCAGCCACGACTCGTCCGTCCGACATCGCAATGGTTCGTTTGAAGTTCTCAATGACAAACTCGATGTCGTGGGTCACGACAACCACTGTGCGGCCCTCTCTGTTCATCTGGGTGAGCATCTCCGCCAGATGCCTCTTCTGTTCAGCGTCCTGACCGATGGTCGGTTCATCAAGAGCTAGGACTCGCGGCTCCGTGGCAAGGACAGATGCAAGGGCTACACGCTTTCTCTCGCCACCGGACAGGGCAAATGGAGAACGGTCACTAAGGTGTGAAAGTCCCAGTCGCTCAAGGGTATGGCTGCATCGGTCTTCAGACTCCTCTTTCGAGAAACCAAGACTCTGAAGTCCAAATACCACCTCCTTGCGCACTGTGTCGAGGAAAAGCTGATGGTCCGGATTCTGCCATACCAAGCCAATCACACGAGAGAGCTCTGCGACTGTCAGTCTTCTGGCATCAACACCATCGACTATGACACGCCCACAATCAGGTCGCAGCAGACCATTGAGGTGCTTGATCAGGGTGGTCTTGCCTGCGCCATTGGAGCCCATGATTGCCACAGACTCGCCATCATCTATCTGGATTGAAACACCGCGCAGTGCTGTGTATAGGCCCTCATAGCTGAAGTGGACATCATCTAGAATGATCAAGCACTTGAGGCCTCCCTGACTGCCAGTGCCAGTTCCTCCCCTGTGAGCGGGACTCTCGGCAACTGGATTCCCCTCGCCTTGAGGCGTCGATATATCTGTGTCGCCTTTGGAACACCGACACCAATGCGTTCACACAAGTCATCTGACAGGACGCTGCGGGGAGAACCGTCAGCAACCACGCGACCAGCGTCCATGAGTATCACACGAGAGGCGTCCTTCGCTACAATATCCAGACGATGTTCAACGAGAACAACCGTTGTGCCCTTGTGATTCTGTTCGGCAATCAATGCGAGAATGTCCTCAGCACTCTTCGGATCAAGATTGGACGTCGGCTCATCCGCGACGAGAATCCTTGGCCGGAGTGCCAGTGTGGCGGCCATTGCGACACGCTGTTGCTCGCCCCCGGACATCTCGTGGGGGTGCTTGGTGCGCAGATGCTCCAGATTCAGTGACTCTATTAGGCGCTCAACTCTGGCTCGTATCTCACTAGGGTCAATGCCGAAGTTCTCAGGCCCGAATGCAATCTCCTTCTCAACGTTGAGAGTCACTAGCTGGTTCGAAGGGTTCTGAAATACCATTCCCACCAGCTGTGACATGCCAGCAACAGTGTGCTCACGGGTGTTGATTCCGTTGACGAAGACATCCCCAGCGATGTAGCCCCTGTGGAAGTGCGGGACCAGACCATTGATGGCACGACAGAGTGTAGTCTTGCCACAACCTGATGGACCAGTTATGACGACGTACTCACCCTCATCGATGCTGAGGGATATCTTCCTCACTGCAGGACTGTCAGTGCCAAGATACTTGAAGCTGAAGTCAACGAACTGGATGAGTGCCAGTGTCGCCTCACCACCTGTCAGAGGTCAGACCGATGGTCCTTGGCGGACAGCGCTGCCCTAATCAACTCGACGGCTCTTGCGATGGCCAACTCAAGGTTCTTGGTGCCATTAGCGCCCGCAGCATTGGAGTGGCCGCCACCCGACCCACCAATGGTCTCACCTGTGGCTCCATCACATCGCGCGCCATGCTTATCCCTGTGGCCTCATGAAACTCATTTGTGCAGCGACAGCTCAGCCGGACCAGGTCCTTTGACGGCTTCCCACCCACGATAGCAACATCGGCCCCCAGCTCTATCATCGCACGACACGTGCTGGCCTCAAAGGCGTTGACAACGGACGTCACAACAATCCAGTCACCAAGATAGTAGGACTTCATCCTAGCAACAGCCTTCAGACGGGCAATCCGCTCCGACTTGTCCGGCCGACTCACAAGGGAACTCATGCACTTCTGATAGTCAGCACCTGCAGCTATGAGCCTCAGGGCGACTTCGAGCGTTCTTCCGTCAGCGTAGAGAAATCGACGACTGTCAAACAGGATCCCGGCCAGCAGGAGACTGGCAGTGTCAGGAGACATTTCAACACCCATCTCCTCATAGAGACCTGCCACTATCTCGCACGTTGAAGACCTGTCACTATTCACGATTGAATGACTGGCGACGGACGCCAAGTTGGTGGCCTCGATATGATGGTCGATTATCAGTGTGCGTTCCGGGTCCCTGAGAACACCACACATGCTGGGCCCAAGCTGAATCGGGCTATTGGTGTCTAGCATTACCACAAGGTCGAACTCACCGTCCACGGAGTCAAGAACAACCGCATCAGGAGCGAATGTCTGGAGGACCTTTGTTGCAATCCGGCTCACATCATCACTGGCAAGTGTGACCTTCCCAGTCGCGTTGACTGCCCGGTAGAGCCTTGCAAACGCCACCATAGATGCCACTGCATCAGGGTCGGCATTCTGATGGCCGACCACCAAGATGTCAGCTGTATCACGAAGTAGCTCGCGGAGCATCAATCAGCCTTTCATCTCCAGCAGATGGCTTCTGAGCCACTCAATCCCATGAACAGAAGCCTCATCTGCCAGCTCTTTGAGAGAGACCCCGGTGTCATAGTCCTGCACAATCACGGTTTCGACTTCGACCTTCAGCTCCTCATCCAAGTCCATGCTGCACAGTATGACGAGCTCTGAGATGCTCTTCTGTGGTATCCTCTGAACGATGAAGCTTCGTACTTCCGCCTCACAGGCATCAGTCAGGCGCTCGATGTCCTCTTCAGAGAGACTGGGCAACCCGATGTTCTCGGTCTCGTTCATGGCACTCACTGGAGCCGTGGATTTGCCTTGCCAAGTTCAATCTGTATCTTGGCTTGAAGCTCCTTGAGCTTCGCTTCCACCGCTTCTCTCTTCTTGCTCAGAGTGCCAAGCCGCAACTCGATAGACTTCTCACGGTCTTGCATCTCTTCAGTCAACTTGGCCTTCTCTGTCCTGAACATTATCTGACCAATGGTCTTGAAAGTGACCGTGGAATCGGGTTGCTTGCCGAGTTCTTCCAGAGTGTCCTTCAGCTCGGACAACTCATTCTGGAGAGTCTGAAGCATCATTTGGTAGGTCTCATGCTCTCGTCTCAGCGCCTCGAATCGCTGGATTTCCTGCTCTAGAGCAGGCGGTAGTCGCTGGGCCATGTCACTTGTCTCCTTCGGTCACTCAGTTCTTGGAAGGCCATCGGGGTGCGGACTTAAGCGTTTTGGCATGGCCTTCCTAGGACTACAGAGGGGCGAAGGTCTCCGCAACGGGCAGTCGCAAGCATACCATATGTTGTGTTGGACTCGTAGGTCTCACCATTCTGGAGGCGCCTTTGCCCCGGAAGGCCCGCGCTTCTCTTGCGTCTATTGCAGCATCTTCATGCACCTCAGTCTAGCTGACAACGAACAGTCAGTGTTGTGCACTCCCAGACGAGTCATCAGCGTTGGCGACTGACTGCAGAGCTCTCTCGCAGGCAGATATCCAAGACAGGAATGAGTTGGTCGCAGCCCGCAACGACGCCAGGTCTTGGGCGGTGATGTCGATACGGATAACGGGACCGCAGACCTGGACCGTTGTCCTAGCCCGCTCCGAGGGAGCCGACACAGTCTCAGGAAAGAGCGCATCGTACACTATGCGGGCATCGGCATCGGATTCAATGTCAATCTCAACTTGGACTCGGCCCATAAGAAGACCGTTGCTACTCACCCTGAGACTGC encodes:
- a CDS encoding ATP-binding cassette domain-containing protein, which encodes MRKISLSIDEGEYVVITGPSGCGKTTLCRAINGLVPHFHRGYIAGDVFVNGINTREHTVAGMSQLVGMVFQNPSNQLVTLNVEKEIAFGPENFGIDPSEIRARVERLIESLNLEHLRTKHPHEMSGGEQQRVAMAATLALRPRILVADEPTSNLDPKSAEDILALIAEQNHKGTTVVLVEHRLDIVAKDASRVILMDAGRVVADGSPRSVLSDDLCERIGVGVPKATQIYRRLKARGIQLPRVPLTGEELALAVREASSA
- a CDS encoding DHH family phosphoesterase, which encodes MMLRELLRDTADILVVGHQNADPDAVASMVAFARLYRAVNATGKVTLASDDVSRIATKVLQTFAPDAVVLDSVDGEFDLVVMLDTNSPIQLGPSMCGVLRDPERTLIIDHHIEATNLASVASHSIVNSDRSSTCEIVAGLYEEMGVEMSPDTASLLLAGILFDSRRFLYADGRTLEVALRLIAAGADYQKCMSSLVSRPDKSERIARLKAVARMKSYYLGDWIVVTSVVNAFEASTCRAMIELGADVAIVGGKPSKDLVRLSCRCTNEFHEATGISMARDVMEPQVRPLVGRVAATPMLRALMAPRTLSWPSQEPSS
- a CDS encoding ABC transporter ATP-binding protein, with the translated sequence MIILDDVHFSYEGLYTALRGVSIQIDDGESVAIMGSNGAGKTTLIKHLNGLLRPDCGRVIVDGVDARRLTVAELSRVIGLVWQNPDHQLFLDTVRKEVVFGLQSLGFSKEESEDRCSHTLERLGLSHLSDRSPFALSGGERKRVALASVLATEPRVLALDEPTIGQDAEQKRHLAEMLTQMNREGRTVVVVTHDIEFVIENFKRTIAMSDGRVVADGRTSSVLSNEAVLEMCSLSPPQMTIAARSLSRVFSEVSPRITSLDELEASILRVLGAV
- a CDS encoding DUF3194 domain-containing protein; the encoded protein is MNETENIGLPSLSEEDIERLTDACEAEVRSFIVQRIPQKSISELVILCSMDLDEELKVEVETVIVQDYDTGVSLKELADEASVHGIEWLRSHLLEMKG
- a CDS encoding prefoldin subunit beta, with amino-acid sequence MAQRLPPALEQEIQRFEALRREHETYQMMLQTLQNELSELKDTLEELGKQPDSTVTFKTIGQIMFRTEKAKLTEEMQDREKSIELRLGTLSKKREAVEAKLKELQAKIQIELGKANPRLQ